Genomic DNA from Deinococcus radiopugnans ATCC 19172:
TTTGACACCCTGCACGACTTTACTGAGACCCTCGCTCAGCAGTGCGCCTGGTTGGAGACCCAACCCGATCTCCTTTCCCAGCACACCCTCTTCCATTGGTGGCCTTTGTTAAGGAATTAATCGGATTTCGTATAAATGCTTACACTTCCAGCTCTTTCTTGGAAATGAAGGGCATCATATCGCGCAGTTCCTTGCCCACGGTTTCCAGCTTGTGGTCGCGCATCTTGGTGCGCTGCTCGTTCATGTACGGGAAGCCGTTCTCGGCGTCGTCAATGAACTTCTGGGCGAATCGGCCTTCCTGAATGTCGCTCAACACGTCTTTCATGGTGGCCTTGGTGTCGTCGGTAATGATGCGCGGCCCGGTCACGTAGTCACCGAACTCGGCGGTGTTGGAGATGCTGTGGCGCATGCCCTCGAAGCCTTTCTCGTAGATCAGGTCCACGATCAGCTTGACCTCGTGCAGGGTTTCGAAGTACGCGATTTCCGGCTGATAGCCCGCCTCCACCAGCGTCTCGAAACCTGCCTGAATCAGGTGGGTCACGCCGCCGCACAGCACGCTCTGCTCGCCGAACAGATCCGTTTCGGTCTCTTCCTTGAAGGTGGTTTCCAGCACGCCCGCGCGGGTGCAGCCGATGCCGCGCGCGTAGGCCAGCGCGATGTCGCGGGCGTTGCCGGTGGCGTCCTGGCCCACGGCGAAAATGCCCGGCATCCCCGCGCCGTCAGCGTACACACGGCGCAGCATGTGGCCGGGGCCTTTGGGCGCCACCAGGAACACGTCCACGCCCGCTGGCGGCTTGATGCGCCCGAAGTGGACGTTGAAGCCGTGCCCGAAGGCCAGCGCCTTGCCGTCGGTCAGGTGCGGCTCGATGCTCTCGGTGTAGGTCTTGGGCTGGTTCTCGTCGGGAATCAGGAGCATCACCACATCCGCCTCTTTGGTGGCGTCCTCGATGCTCGCCACGCGCAGCCCGGCCTGTTCGGCCTTGGCGCGGCTGCTGCTGCCGTCGCGCAGCCCCACCACGACATTAAAGCCGCTGTCCCTCAGGTTCTGCGCGTGCGCGTGCGCCTGCGAACCGTAGCCGATGATGGCGATCAGTTTGTTCTCGATGGGGGCGGTGTCCACGTCTCGGTCGTAATACATTTTTGCAGCCATTGGGGGATTCTCCTACAGGTGGGCATGTCTAACCGTCTAACTGTCTAACCGTCAAACCGCTTAGGGACTCGGTGGGTTGAGTTTTTTGATCAGGGACATGAGTCTGGCGGTGAGTTCGTGGGCCTGCGTTCGCACAGTTCGGTGATCGTCTGGGAGAAGATAATTCAGGGATTCGGCGATCTGGCAGGCGGCCATGACTTCAAAGAGTGAGCCTCTGGCGATCATCAAAAAACGGACAAATTCCTTGTCGCCGCCACGCCCGCGTCCCTCAGCGATATTCAGGCTGACGGACGCCGCCGCTCGGCGAAGCTGATTCGTCAGCCCAAAACGCTCGTCTGCCGGAAAAGGCCTGGTCACGCGGTAAATGTCTGTGGCAAACGCCACCGCCAGCCGATAGACCTCTAGCTGCTCAAATGGAAAATAACGCTCCTCCATCTTTTCAAAGCGGTTAGACGGTTTGACCGTTTGACGGTTGGACATTCCGTCAGAAGAGATTCGGCACCCCGCGCGCCCGCTCCTCCCGCGCCTCCAAGCCTTCCAGCGCCGGGCGCAGCGTCTCGGACTCGCCGCTGTGGTAGATGTGGCTGGCGATGTCCGCGTTGCTGCCGCGCGTCAGGGCGATGCGGCCCGTCCGCATGGTTTCCAGAATGCCGAAGGGGCGCATCTGCTCGATGAACGCAGTGACCTTGCCCTCGTCGCCGGTCACCTCGAAGGTCAGGGCGTGGCGGCCCACGTCCACAATCCGGCTGCGGAAGTCCTCGGCGATCTGGCGCACCTCCACGCGGCTCTCCGGGGTGATCGCCACCTTGACCAGCACCAGTTCGCGGTCGACGTACTTTTCCAGGCTGTGGTCAATGATCTTCACCACGTCGTGCAGCTTTTCCAGCTGGCGGATGGCCTGCTCCACCACCCCCCGGTCTCCGTGAACCACGATGGTCATGCGCGAGACGCCGGGGTGTTCGGTGTTGCCCACGCTCAGGCTCTTGATGTTGTAGCCGCGCCGCCCGAACAGCGCCGTGATGCGGGTCAGCACGCGCGGCTCGTCGCGCACCAGAATGGACAGCAATTGATCGTAGGGGACGGGTTCGGTCATGCGTCGCTCACCTCATTCATGGGCACCTCGTTCATAGGGGCGTCGGCCAGCTGGGCTTTCAGCTCGGCGGCCCGCTTGGGATCGGATTCGATCATCTCGTACAGCGCGGCCCCGGCAGGCACCATCGGGAAGACGCCGTGTTCATGCGGCACCACCACTTCCAGCAGGGCGGATTTGGGGTCATTCAGCCACGCGTCAATCGCGGCGGGTAACTCCTCGGCGCTGCTGGCGCGGTAGCCCGGCACGTCGTAGGCGTCGGCCAGTTTCAGGAAATCGGGGTTGCTGTCGCCCAGCCACACTTCCGAGTAGCGCTTGCCGTGGAACATCTCCTGCCACTGCCGCACCATGCCCAGGTACGAGTTGTTGATGATGCAGATCTTGACGTTGCGGATGTCGTACATCTTCAGTGTGGCGAGTTCCTGCGCCGTCATCTGGAAGCCGCCGTCGCCCGCGATGACCACGCTGCGGACGCCGGGTTCGGCCATGCCCGCGCCGATGGCCGCCGGGAAGCCGAAGCCCATCGTGCCCAGCCCGCCGGAGTTGAGCCAGCGCCGGGGCTTCTCGAAGCGGGCCAGCTGCGCGCACAGCATCTGGTGCTGCCCCACGTCGCTGCTCAGGATGTCGTCCGGGGTCAGGCGATCCACCACGGCCTTGACCGCGTAGCCCGCGCCCCAGTGTTCCGGGGTCTCGTTGCGGCCCCGCCACTCCTGAAGCTGCGCCGTCCACTCAGGCCAGACGCCCTTCACGGCCCCCTCGGTCAGTCGGGCGGCGGCCACCTTGGCGTCCCCGCGCACCGGCACGTGCGTGCGGATGATCTTGCCGATCTCGGCGGCGTCCAGCTCGATGTGGATGATGGCGGCGTTGGGCGCAAAGCCGTTGACCCGCCCGGTCACGCGGTCATCGAAGCGCAGGCCGATGCCCAGCAGCACGTCGGCCTCGCTGATGGCGCGGTTGGCGGCCACGCTGCCGTGCATCCCCGGCATCCCCAGCCACAGCGGATCGCTGGCGGGAAAGGCGCCCAGACCCATCAGCGTGGTGATCACCGGGATGTCCCAGGCGCGGGCCAGCGCGGTAATTTCGGCGGACGAATCCAGCGAGCCACCGCCCACCATCATCACGGGCTTTTTGGCACTCCTGAGCAGCTCCAGCGCCCGCTCAATGGCCTCGTCGGCCGGGGCGGGAATCTCGGGG
This window encodes:
- the ilvC gene encoding ketol-acid reductoisomerase → MAAKMYYDRDVDTAPIENKLIAIIGYGSQAHAHAQNLRDSGFNVVVGLRDGSSSRAKAEQAGLRVASIEDATKEADVVMLLIPDENQPKTYTESIEPHLTDGKALAFGHGFNVHFGRIKPPAGVDVFLVAPKGPGHMLRRVYADGAGMPGIFAVGQDATGNARDIALAYARGIGCTRAGVLETTFKEETETDLFGEQSVLCGGVTHLIQAGFETLVEAGYQPEIAYFETLHEVKLIVDLIYEKGFEGMRHSISNTAEFGDYVTGPRIITDDTKATMKDVLSDIQEGRFAQKFIDDAENGFPYMNEQRTKMRDHKLETVGKELRDMMPFISKKELEV
- a CDS encoding four helix bundle protein, with the translated sequence MSNRQTVKPSNRFEKMEERYFPFEQLEVYRLAVAFATDIYRVTRPFPADERFGLTNQLRRAAASVSLNIAEGRGRGGDKEFVRFLMIARGSLFEVMAACQIAESLNYLLPDDHRTVRTQAHELTARLMSLIKKLNPPSP
- the ilvN gene encoding acetolactate synthase small subunit codes for the protein MTEPVPYDQLLSILVRDEPRVLTRITALFGRRGYNIKSLSVGNTEHPGVSRMTIVVHGDRGVVEQAIRQLEKLHDVVKIIDHSLEKYVDRELVLVKVAITPESRVEVRQIAEDFRSRIVDVGRHALTFEVTGDEGKVTAFIEQMRPFGILETMRTGRIALTRGSNADIASHIYHSGESETLRPALEGLEAREERARGVPNLF
- the ilvB gene encoding biosynthetic-type acetolactate synthase large subunit; translation: MTGAKALWATLANHGISTVFGYPGGAIMPVYDALTFYPEVRHVLTRHEQGAAHAAEGWAKATGEIGVCLATSGPGATNLVTGLADAMMDSVPLLAITGNVARHLMGTDAFQEADITGITLPITKHNYVVRDVEELPQIIAEAIRIARTGRPGPVLVDIPKDVQLAAYSGQIPKPHARPEIPAPADEAIERALELLRSAKKPVMMVGGGSLDSSAEITALARAWDIPVITTLMGLGAFPASDPLWLGMPGMHGSVAANRAISEADVLLGIGLRFDDRVTGRVNGFAPNAAIIHIELDAAEIGKIIRTHVPVRGDAKVAAARLTEGAVKGVWPEWTAQLQEWRGRNETPEHWGAGYAVKAVVDRLTPDDILSSDVGQHQMLCAQLARFEKPRRWLNSGGLGTMGFGFPAAIGAGMAEPGVRSVVIAGDGGFQMTAQELATLKMYDIRNVKICIINNSYLGMVRQWQEMFHGKRYSEVWLGDSNPDFLKLADAYDVPGYRASSAEELPAAIDAWLNDPKSALLEVVVPHEHGVFPMVPAGAALYEMIESDPKRAAELKAQLADAPMNEVPMNEVSDA